From Diospyros lotus cultivar Yz01 chromosome 4, ASM1463336v1, whole genome shotgun sequence, a single genomic window includes:
- the LOC127798738 gene encoding uncharacterized protein LOC127798738, giving the protein MSGAQGALPPESKTATTYESVEGGENKTKVDIRSREDEGGIQIDKLQDKVPDAAGEGGPVFGAGKDEDDKQDLGVTGTA; this is encoded by the coding sequence ATGTCAGGGGCACAAGGAGCGCTGCCGCCGGAGTCGAAGACGGCGACGACGTACGAGTCAGTGGAAGGAGGCGAGAACAAGACGAAGGTCGATATACGTTCCAGGGAGGACGAGGGCGGCATCCAGATCGACAAGCTTCAGGACAAAGTTCCCGACGCCGCCGGCGAGGGTGGCCCGGTTTTCGGCGCCGGTAAAGATGAAGATGACAAGCAAGATCTTGGCGTCACCGGTACTGCCTGA